The sequence below is a genomic window from Halolamina litorea.
GGCGAGCTTCATTCGCCCACCCCTAGGGGTTCGACGACGGTCAGGTCCTTCCGCTCGGCGATCGACCGAACCGTCTCCAGGGCGGCCGCACGCTCGCCGGACCGTGCGCCGAGTCGGAGGTACGCCGAGGAGACTGCGCTGACGCCTTCGGGGGCAGTCAGGGAGAGTTCCTCCACCGAGACCGTCGACTCACCCTCGATCTCGCGGAGCGTCCCCGAGAGGTCGGTGTCGACGAGGTGGCCGGTCAACAGGACACGGAACGCCTCCCCGTAGTACTCCTCGTCGGCGGCGACGACGGTGACGCCGCGGTCACGGAGCCCCTCGACCACGTCCTCGAAGCGGTCCACCTGACAGTCGAGGGCGACTTCGACCGGGATTCGGCCCCCCGGCGTCCGGCTCCCCCGCTCGTGGAACACCGAGAGGAGGTTCCCTCCGTTCTCGGCGATGGGTTCGAGCGCGGCCGCCAACTCCCCCGGCTCGTCGTCGAGTTCGAGTCGCAGCGTGTGTGTGGTGACACCTTCGGGCCGGCTCATGGTCGATGCCTCCTCCCGACGGTTGGGTACACACGGATCACAACCCGAGGGAGCGCCGGGTTCGGTAAAAGCCTTCCCTGAGCGTGCTACTGGGTACCGAAGAAAGAACGGAGAAAGAACGGGAGAAGCCGCGCTGCTTAGAGGTAGTCGATCGACTCGGGCAGTTCGAGCTTCATGCCCTTACGCTCGCGGATCTCCATGATCTTCTCACGCTGGAGGTTGTCGGCCATGACGCGGAAGCCGGCGTTCTCCGTGTTCCAGGAGGCACGGCCCTCGGTCGCGCTCCGGATGTCGCTGGAGAAGCCGATCATCTCGCCGACGGGCGCGATGCCCTCGACGACCATGAGGCCACCCTCCTGGTACATGTCGTCGACGCGGCCACGGCGGCCCTGGATCTCGCCGGACGCCGCACCCATGTGCTCGGACGGAACGTCGATGCGGACGTTCTGGATCGGCTCCAGCAGGCGGATCTCGCCGTCGATCAACGCGCGGTGAACGGCCTCACGGACTGCGGGGATCACCTGTGCCGGGCCACGGTGGATGGTGTCCTCGTGGAGTCGGGCGTCGTGCAGTCGGAGCAGCGTCCCCTGCACGGGCTCGGCGGCCAGCGGGCCGTCGTCGAGCGCCTCGGAGAGCCCCTCGACCACCAGCTCCATCGTCTCGTTGAGGTGCTGGATACCCTTCGTGTCGTCGATCAGGATGTTCGTCCCGTGGATGTGCTCCACGTTCTGGGACGTGTCCTTGTCCATGCCGGCCTCCTGCAGCGCTTCACGGCGCTCCAGTTCGGGCATGTCCATCGAGACCTCGCCGAGCTGGATCGCGTCGACGATGTCCTGCCCCATCGGGTGGATGGAGATGTAGAACTTGTTGTGGCGGTTCGGCGAGACCCCTTCGACCTCTCGGGACTCCTCCTGGGGCTGCTCGCGGTAGACCACGATGGGCTCACCGGTGTTGACCGGGATGCCCTGCTCCTTCTCGATACGCTGGGTGATCACTTCGAGGTGGAGCTCACCCTGCCCGGAGATGAGGTGCTCCCCGGTGTCCTCGTTGATCTCGATCTGGATCGTCGGGTCCTCCTTGGCGACCTGCTGGAGCGTCTCGATCAGCTTCGGCAGGTCGTCCATGGTCTGGGCCTCGACGGACTTCGTGATCACCGGCTCGGAGATGTGCTCGATCGACTCGAACGGCGTCATATCGACTGAGGAGACGGTGGAACCGGCGATAGCGTCGCGCAGGCCGGTGACCGAGGCGATGTTCCCCGCGGGCACGCGGTTTACTTCCTCACGCTCACTCCCCATGAACAGCCCGACGGACTGGATCCGGTTCTTGCCGGCGGTGCCGGAGACGAACAGGTCCTGGCCCTTCTCCAGAGTCCCGGAGAAGACACGACCCGTGGCGATCTCGCCGGCGTGGGGGTCCATCGAGATGTCGGTCACCATGAAGACGACCTCGCCGTCCTCGTTGACCAGCCGCATGTCCTCGGCCAGCTCGGACTCGGCGTCGCCACGCCAGATGCGCGGGACACGGCGGGGCTGTGCGTCGACGGGGTTCGGGAAGTGCTCACAGACCATGTCGAGCACGACGTCCGAGAGCGGCGTCCGCTCGTGGAGCTCGTCGCGCTTGTCGTTCTGCTCGAGCTCGATGATGTCCCCGAAGTCCATCCCGGTGCGCTGCATCGACGGCATCGAGACGCCCCACTTGTAGAGCGCCGAGCCGAACCCGACGGTACCGTCCTCGACGGAGACCGTCCAGTCGTCGTCGATGTCGTCCATCTCCTCGATCATCCCGCGGATGAGTTCGTTCACGTCCGCGATGACGCCGAGCAGTCGCTCCTGCATCTCCTCCTCGCCTTCCTGCAGTTCGGAGATGAGGCGGTCGACCTTGTTGATGAACAGGGTCGGCTTCACACCCTCACGGAGCGCCTGTCGGAGCACCGTCTCCGTCTGGGGCATCGCGCCCTCGACGGCGTCGACCACCACAAGCGCGCCGTCGACGGCACGCATCGCTCGGGTCACGTCGCCACCGAAGTCGACGTGGCCCGGAGTGTCGATCAGGTTGATGAGGTGGTTGGTGTCCTCGTACTCGTGGGTCATCGAAACGTTCGCCGCGTCGATGGTGATCCCACGTTCCTGCTCGTCTTCCTTCGTGTCCATGGCGAGCTGTTCGCCGGCGGTACCCTCGGAGATCATCCCCGCGCCTGCGAGGAGGTTGTCCGAAAGCGTCGTCTTCCCGTGGTCGACGTGAGCGGCGATGGCGATGTTCCGGATGTTCTCCGGCGTGTCCATCAGTCGCTCACACTCTTGGACGATTTTCTTACGTCGGCCCATTGGCGTGGGCTACCCGTGGCGGGGTCAAAAGGGTAGTGTTTCGGCAAGCGGGGTGTGCCACCGGCACACGGGTGTCTGACCCTCGTTGCCGGCCGATCCGTTCACGCTGATCGCCCGCCGCCGTCGGCGCGGCGCAGGCTCGCCGTCTCGGCGTAGCAGACCGCCACGACGAACAGCGTGACGACGCCGAACAGGCCCAGATGGACCGCGAAGAGGTCCCCGGAGCCGTCGGCGACGGCCACGACGGGCCCGACCACCAGCGCCGTCGCGGCCACAACTGCGACGAGGGTGGCACCCCGTCGCTCCAACGCGAGAGCGGCGCCGGCGACGCCACCGACGGCGGCCCCGACCGCACCAGTCGCGGTCAACACGCCGCTGAGGGGGTTCGACACGACGAACTGCATCACGACCGCGACGACCACCGGCACCAGCGCCGGCGTCGCTCGCCGGAGCAGGTAGCCCGTGGCTGCCCGGAGGGTGAGCGGCGACGCCGGCGGGTCGGGGTCGCCGATGGCCCGAATCCGGTCGTCGAACCGGGTGAGGACGTTGTCCACGAGATCGTGTTGGTGGACCGACCCGTTAACCGTTACTCCACGGCCCCGGGCGACTCCAGTCGACGCACTTCGGCGTAGCCGACGACGGCGCTGAGGCCGGCGGCCACGAGGACCACGAGCGCGGCGGTACGGACGTAGCCCTCGCTCGCGCCGAGTCCGTCGACGTACGGGCCCAACTGCCCGACCACGGCGATAGTGACCCCGAACGCGACAGCCGCGCGGTACTGGTGATCCAGCGCCCCGAGGACGCCGGCGACGAACGCTGTCAGCAGCGCGACGCCGGCACCGAGGACAAGCGTCGCCCCGGGGACGCCGACGGTGACGTACTGCCAGCCGGCGACCGCGAGGTAGAGCGGGAGGCCCTTGGTGATGTCACGGCCCGCGTGGGAGAGCACGTCGCGCGCGGAGAGGGGGAGCGACGGCGCCGGTGCCGCCCACCACTCCTCCAGCCTGTCGATCACGCCCGCCCTTCCCGGCGCTGCGCCAAAAGTTCCTGCCCTTACTGCATCTCGTACCCGCCATCGAGCAGGCGACCGCCCCCCGCCGTCTCACACCCCCGAAACCGTCTTAATCCTCGAAACCGTGGTAGTCATACACATGGATCTACGACTCCCCGAGAACGGCCCCGCCGAGCCGTTCCTCGGCGCAGCAGACCTCCTCGAAACCGAGAGTCGGATCGATCTCCCCGTCGAAGTACACGTTCGCGACGACCCCGACGAACGGACGTGGGCCGGTCACTACGAGGACCGACACGTCCTCAACATCTCTCGGCAGGCGGCCACCAGCGCGATGGGTCGGGAACTGGCGCTGCACGAACTCTCACACATGGCCCGCTACGAGCAGAACCACCCCTCACACCACCAGTCGACGGACGAGGCCATCTTCCTCGCGTTGGCGGGCAAGCGCGTCGAGCGCCGGAAGCTGGCCCACGTCCACCAGCTCGCCAACCACATGAAGGACATCTACGCCGACGACATCACGCTCTCGGTCGCCCCCGGCGCGAAACTGGTGACGTTCCTGGAGTCGCGGCTGGCCGACGCCGTCGCGGACCGGCCGCCCGTCGTCCCCACGGGGTGGCAGCTCGCCACGCCCGGCTCCGATCCGGAGATCACCGCGGTTAACGCCGGCTTCGCGCTCGCGCTCGTCGAACGCCACGATCTCGTCGACGACGACCACCGGATCTACGACCTCGCCCACGCCGCGGCCGACGACGCACCCGGGGTCAGCGTCGAACGCTTCGCCGATGCGTTCCGGTCGCTCTCGGACGACCCGACGGAGAGTGAGTACCGCAAGGCGCTGGTCGACATGACCCGGGAGTACGTCGGCGGTGCCGACTAACGCTCGGTGATCCGGACCAACACGTCGTCGTACTCCATCGGGAACGGGGCGTTCGCCCGCCCGTCCCGGTTCGACGTGATGGCGTAGAGCGCGCCATCGGGGCCCTCCTCGACGTGTCGCACCCGCCCGAGATCGTTCTCCAGCAGGTCGTGACTCGTCACAGTGTAGCCCTCGGACAGCCAGTCGGCGTCCTGTCGGTGGCCCGTCTCCCCGAGTGCCGGCGGCTCACCATCCGGCGGCGTCAGCGTGAACGACTTGACGCGCTGCTCGGCCAGACAGCCCACAAGCAGGCGGTTGCGAAGCGTCGGCACGCCGTCGCCGCGGTAGAACGACGACCCCGACGGCGCCCACGTCGTCCCCTCGACCCGGGAACTGGCGATGGGGCGCCCGTAGTCGGTCCCCTCGTACTCGTCGGGCTGGCGGGCCTCGGGCCAGCCGTACTCGCTCCCGGTCTCGATGGCGTTGAGTTCGTCCGGGCCGGGGCCGTGCTCGTTGACCACCGGCGTCGTATCGGGGAGCCAACTCAGCCCCTGCGGGTTCCGGTGGCCGACGGAGTACACCCGGGCGTCACCGCCGCTCTCGTTGCCGTCGGCGCCCTCACCCGACGTATCGACGCGGAGCGTCTTCCCGGCCAGCGAGTCTGGGTCGGCCGCGAGTTCGCCGCTGCCGGCGTCGCCGGTCGTCATCCAGAGGTAGTTCGCGGGGCCGAACCGGAGCCGGCCGCCGTTGTGGATGAACGCGTTGGTCCCGACTTTCGCCGGCGCTTCGAGCAGCGTCTCGACCGGCTCGCCGGGGGTCTCGCTGTCGGGGTCGAACGCCGCCAGCCGAACGACCGGCTCCTCACCGTCGTCGGCGGTGTAGCAGACGTACACCAGCGGTACCTCGGGGTAGTTCGGGTGGACTTCCACACCCATCGTCCCGCCCTCGCCGCCGTCGACGAACCAACTCTTCTCGTCGCTGCCCGGCGGCACCGAGCCGCCGTCGATGGAGCCGGCCGGCTCGAACAGCGGCGTCACCTCGCCGTCCGCGTAGCGCAGCACCTGCCCGGGCCGCTCGGTCAGGAACAGGTCGCCGTTCCCGCCGAAGGAGAGGTCCCACGGGATTTCGAGGGTCTCGGCCAGCACCTCGACTTCCAACTCCGGCTCGGCGGCGGCGGTCGGCGCCGACCACTCGGGGTCGTAGCCGGCCCACGCCGTCTCGTCGTGGCCGAGGCGTCGGTCGTACTCCTCGGGACCGTCCTCGTCAGCGGGGTCCTCGTCTCCGATGGCGTCGTCGGGCGTGCTACAGCCCGCGAGGCCGACCGTGGAGAGGGCAAGCAGCGCGCGGCGGGAGAGCGCGTGATCCATGATTCTCACTCGACGCGCCCGGAGTAAATTCCTTCTGCCGGCGGGTCTCCGGCCGACCGGCGCCGTCGCTCGTAGGGAAGTGAGAAAACGAAAGAGAGAGAGAGAGAGAACCGCTTAGCGGGCCGCGGCCGCGACGCGCTCGGTCTCCTCCTTCTGGGAGATCGGGTACGCGCTCACGTCGTAGTCGGCGGCGCCGAGTAGCTGCTGGGCGAGCGCCTCCGAGGCGGACGTAGTCGTCTTTCGGGAGGCGTTGAGCGTGCCGACCGCGATGAACTTCAGCCCCTGGTCGACACGGCGCTGGGGCGCCACGTCGACGGCCTTCGGGACCGAGATCCCGCCGTACTTCAGGCGGACGGTCTCCTCGCGGGGGGCCGCGTTCTCGACGGCAGTGACGAGAACCTGTGCCGGGTTCTCCTCGCTCTGCTCGTGAACGATGTCGAACGCGTCGCGCACGATGCGCGTCGCCTTCTGTTTGTCGCCGGTGTTGTCCTCGGTCTGCATGAGGCGGTTGATCAGTCGCTCGACCACGCTGATCTCGGACTTCTCGAACTGCTTGCTCGCGTGACGGCCCATCGTGTGCGCGATGGGGGTCACGTTGAGGTAGCGCTGGGTCGAGGGGTCGGTGTACTCGATCTCGGAAACGTCCCAGACGCCGAAGAGGTCGGCGCCCGTCGAGGTCTCCTCCGTCGTCTCCTCGGCTTCGGCTTCGACCTCCTCGGTCTCGGCGTCGGCCTCGGCGGCTTCTTCCTCGCTCATCGGACGGGTTTCTCCGCGTTACCGCGAACCAGTTCGATCATCGAGACACCGTTGACCTTCTCGACCTTGTAGTTGACACCCGAGATGTCACCCATCGCACGACCCTTCGAGCCACCGATCCCGGCGATCGTGACCTCGTCGTGCTCGTCGATGAACGAGATCGCACCGTCACCGGGACAGAACGCGGTGACCTGCTTCCCGTTCTTGATCAGCTGAACACGGACACACTTTCGGATGGCCGAGTTCGGCTGCTTTGCCTCGATACCGACCTTCTCCAGGACGATCCCGCGCCCCTGGGGGGCACCCTCGAGGGGGTCGGATTTCTCGCGCAGTCCTCGCTCTCGGCGCGCGTACTCCGAGTCGGACCACCGCCGCTTCTGGCGGTCCTTCTTGAGTTTCCGCGCGGCGTATTTGCCGTTCGCCATACCCGGACTTTTCGACGGAGCCACTTAAGCGTCCCCTTTCGTGAGGGCGAAACGGCCGGAGAACTGATTAGCGGTATCGCTAATCCGATCTGAGCCCGTTTCACTCACTAGCCGTCGACGGCGTCTCGGTCGCCGTCACGGGAATCTCGGTCGACCACCTGTCGACGCCCCAGTCGAGCCAGACGCGTGCCTGCTCCTCCCCCCCGTAACGTGTCGTCGTCGGGCTGAGTTCCCGCTCCTCTCCCGGATCGAGCGTCGTCCTCACGAGGTCCGACCCGGACGCTGGCCCTGACAGGCTCGCCCCGAACGTCCCCGTCCCCTCGCCGTGGTTCGTCACCGTGAACGTGACCGTCACCTCTGTGCGCTGTTCGGGCTCGATCTCGGCGGGCGAGACCGACGGCTCCCCGACCTCGAAGACGGGCGGCTCGTTCAGCCGGCTGATCGTCTCCGGGGGCAACGTCCGGAACGTCGATCCGCCGAGGCGCAGTTCCCCCCGCTCGACGGTCCGGTCTTTCGACACCGCGAACACGGCCGTGACGGTGTCGTCCTCCTTTACCGGTTCCCGGGAGGCCCGGTCGACCGCCTCGCCGTCGAGATAGAGGGTCATGTGATTCCTCGCCCCCCGTTCGAGCCGGACGACGACGTACTGCTGTCCGGCCTTCCGGTGGACGGTCGGATGCGTCCCCGACAGCAAGTACTGGAAGAAGTCCGCGACCGAGAGTTCGGTGAGTCGTTCCGGCGGGGTTCCCGTTTCGGTCGTCGCCTCGTCGGTCGGCGTCGCCGAAAGGCAGCCGGCGCTGCCGGCGATGGCTACGACGCTGCCGGCCAACAGCTGACGACGGGAGGGCTTCTGGCGGGCCACGGCTCTCCTGTCGAACGGTCTGCATAAATGCTTCGTGGGGCGGCTGCCCCGATTCAGGCCAACTGCACGTCGTCCACGTCGAAGTGGCGGGCAGCCAGCCGCCGGGCGGTCTCGATCGACTCCCCGCCGGCGCCGATGGCGACCCCGCGGTCGCCCTGTGGCACCTCGACGTACGCGACCGTGCTGCCACCCTGCGTCGACAGGGTGACGTTGCGCACGGCCGCGGGCGCGAGGCAGTTCGCGACGAACGCGGCCGGGTCGTCGGCGTCCTCCACGAGGTCGACGCGGGTGTTCAACTGCTCCTCGGCGGCGGCGACGGTTTCGCCGTCCGGGCCGATGGCCGCGCCCATCTCGCCGGCGGGCACGACGAACACGATCCGATCCTCCTCGACCAGACAGTCAGTCGGCGTGACGCCGGTCGCGTCGGCGAAGGCGGCGATGTACTGCCGTGCGTCGTCCGACAGCGTGACCGTCATCGGCGACCCGCCGTCGACTCGGAGAGCCGACCCATCAGTCGTCGGCGGACTTCGGCGTCGACGCCGAGCCCATGCGGAGGTCCACGTCGCCGGTTCCGATCGAGACCGGCTTCCCGACGATCACGTTCTCGATCACGCCGTCGAGGTCGTCGACCTCGCCGTGGATCGCGGCGTCGAGCAGGTGGTTGACGGTGACCTCGAACGCCGCGCGGGCGAGCACGGAGTCCTTCGACCCCGAGATCCCGTGGCGACCGATCGACTCGATCGTCCCGCGGTTGGTCATGATGTCCGCCACCAGCATCAGGTGCCGGACGTTCACGTCGTCGAGCCCCTGTTCCTGCAGGGTCTCCTGGGTCTCGTTGATGATCGTCTCCCGGGCGGCCTCGATCCCGAGCTGTTTGTGGATCTCGTGGATGTTGTTACACGTCGAGCGGCTGGTGTCGACGCCCTCGATCTCGAGCACGTCGCCGAACGCCGACCCCTCGGTGTAGAGGACGAACTCCTCCTCGTCGCTGTCGTCCATCTCTTCCTTCCGGATGACGACGCGGGAGACCTCCTCGATCCCCTTGAACACGACTTCGCGGAGCTCTTCGACCAACTGGAGCAGTTCGCGGTAGCTGGGCTGCTCGGGGCCGAAGGCGATGGCGGTCCCCTTGCGCTTGGTCGCCACCTTGAGTTCGCTCTCGATGGTGTCCTGTATCTCCTCGGCGATGGTGCCCACGTCGTCGTAGGTCGGCCAGCGCTTCTGGAGCGTCTCCTCGTTCAGGTCGATCGTGACCTGCATGTCCGCGACGTTGGTCGAGACGTTCCCCAGTGCGAGCACCTTCGTCGCCTCGATCTGCCAGACGACCTCGCGGGCCTTGTCGCGGTCGGTCGCGTACTCGCCGTCGAGGTGGACCGTCATCGTCGGCGTGTCCGGCGTCTTCCGGGCGTCGACGAGTTCGATCAGTCGGGGCAGTCCCTGTGTCACGTCGATCTCCGCGACCCCCGCGAAGTGGAACGTGTTCATCGTAAGCTGGGTCCCCGGCTCACCGATCGACTGGGCCGACACCGTCCCGACGGGGTCGAGCGCGTCGACGCGGGTCTCGTCGTAGCGGGTGACGACGGCCTTGACGATCTCGTCGATCTGTTCGGGTGTCGCGCCCTCGTTCTCCTCGATGGCGCCGTAGACCCGGTCCTTCAGTCGCCGCGGGAGGTCGGTCCCCTCGACGAGCGTCTCGGTGTCCTCGTCGATGTGTTCGAAGCTCTCGGGGAGCGCGTCGGCATCAGTCATCGCTCACCCCCTGTCCCGCCTTGTTCAGGCCGGGACCGGCGTACTCCGAGATGTTGGTCTCCTCCTGCTTCTCGCCGAGGAAGCGAGCCTTCTGGTCCTCGCTGCTGAACTCGGCGTCCAGCACGCGCTGGGTGATCGCCTCCACGTCGACGGGGTCGTCCTCGTCGTAGGCGACGTTGACCGGCGAGGTGCCGTCCTCGCCGAACTCGAACTGGACGACGGTGCCGGAGGTGTCCCGGACGGTGCCGTCGTACTGCGCTTCCAGTTCCGAGAGCGCGTTGATGAGGCGGCGCTGGAGGTAGCCGGACTTCGAGGTCCGGACTGCCGTGTCCACCAGCCCCTCGCGGCCACCCATCGCGTGGAAGAAGAACTCACGCGGGGTCAGCCCCGAGCGGTAGGAGTTCTCGACGAAGCCGTGGGGCGCCGCCGAGAGGTCGTCGCGCTTGTAGTGGCTGAGGGTGCGGTCCTCGTAGCCACGGTTGATGCGCTCGCCACTGACGGTCTGCTGGCCGACGGAACCGGCCATCTGGGTCAGGTTCAGCATCGACCCACGTGCACCGGAACGGGCCATGACCACGGCCGGGTTGTCGTCGGCGAAGTAGTCGTCGGCGATCTCCCCGGCGGAGTCACGCGCCTTGCCCAGCGTCTGCATGATCTTCAGTTCGAGCGTCTCGTCGACCGTTCGGCCGGGGATCGAGTTGAGGTCCCCCGCACGGTAGGTCTCGATCAGCTCCTCGATGCGCTCGTGGGCGTCGTCGATGGCTTCGTCGACCTGCTCGCCCGCCGCGGCCGGGATGGACTCGTCGTCGATCCCGATCGAAAACCCGAAGTGCATGATCGAGCGCATCGCGAGCGTCGCCACCTCGTTGACGAATACGCGTGCGCGCGTCTTCGAGTACTCCTTGGTGATCGTGTCGACGATGTCGCCACCGAACGCACCGACGGCGCCCTCGTCGATCGTCCCCTGGATCAGCTGTCCGTCCTCGATGACGACCTCGTCGTCGGCCTCGGAGATGAACTCGAGGTTGAGGTCGTCGGGGAGGAGCTCCGAGAACACCGTTCGGCCGGTCCAGTACGGCTGGCCGTCCTCCTCGCCGTCAGCCTCGGGCAGCTCGTCGACGCTCGTCGCACGGAGCAGGTCCAGCGCCTGGTTCTCCGAGAACGTCGGGTTGTTCCGGGTCAGCAGGTAGGTCCCGCTGATGTGGTCCTGAATGGCGCCGATGATGTTCTTCCCGAAGCGCGGGCTGAGCATCTGCTCCTGAACGCGCATCAGGACGCGGGCCTCCGCACGGGCCTCCTCGTTCTGGAGGGCGTGCATGTTCATCTCGTCGCCGTCGAAGTCGGCGTTGTACGGCGTACAGACCGTCGTGTTCAGGCGGAACGTCTTGTACGGCATCACGACGACCTCGTGAGCCATGATCGACATCCGGTGCAGCGACGGCTGTCGGTTGAACACGATGATGTCGCCGTCGGTCAGGTGCCGGGAGACCTCCCAGTCGGGCTGGACCTTCTCCGCGAGCTCCTCACAGTTCTTCTCGGTGACCTTCAGTCGGCGGCCGTCGGGCCGCTTGACGTAGTTGGCGCCGGGGTGGCCCTCGGGGCCGTTCCGGACGTAGGTCCGTGCCTCCTCGATGTTGCGCTCGGAGACGTTCATCGTCTGGGTCATCTCTCGCGCGACGCGCTCGGGGACGCCGACCTCGTTCAGCGAGAGCGTCGGGTCCGGCGAGATCACGGTACGCGCCGAGAAGTTCACACGCTTACCCGAAAGCGAGCCACGGAAGCGACCCTCCTTCCCCTTCAGTCGCTGGGAGAGGGTCTTCAGCGGCCGCCCCGACCGGTGCCGGGCCGGCGGCGTCCCGGAGATCTCGTTGTCGACGAACGTGGTGACGTGGTACTGGAGCAGCTCCCAGAGGTCCTCGATGATCAGCTGGGGCGCACCCGCCTCGCGGTTCTCCATGAACCGCTGATTGATACGGATGATGTCCACCAGCTTGTGGGTCAGGTCGTCCTCGGAGCGCTGGCCGTTGTCCAGCGTGATCGAGGGACGAGTGGTGACCGGCGGGACCGGCAGCACCGTCATGATCATCCACTCGGGCCGGGAGGTCTCGGGGTTGACGCCGATGTTCGCCAGGTCCTCGTTCGGGATGTCCTCGAACCAGTCCCGGATGTCGCTGGGCATCAGCTTGTTCTCGTCCTCCTCGGTGAGGTCGATGTCCAGCGCCTTCTCGAGTTCCTTGCGGTCGTCCTCGCGGGGACGGAACTCGCCGCTCAGGATGTCGTTGACGCGGTCGAGCGCGATGCCGGTCCGGTCGGCGAGGTCGGTCGGGGCCATCCCCTCCTCGTCCTCGTCGTCGGGCTGCATCGCCTCGGCGATCATGTCCGAGTACTCGCCGGCCAGCACGTCCTGTACCTCGTAGTAGGTGGTCGGCTTCTCGTGTTTGATGTCGTACTGGGTCTCGCCACAGTACGGACAGCGGGAGGCCTTCCGGGCCTGTCGGATCGCGGCCTTGAGCACGTCGTCGGGGTCGTCGCCGAGCTCCTTGGCGCGCTTCAGTCGCTCCGCGTACTCGGCCTGCTCGTCCTCGGTGAGCGAGAGGCGGCCGCAGTCACGGCAGGTACCGCGCAGCAGGCGGCGGATCAGCTTGGCGAAGCCGACGTGGATCACCGGCGCCGCGAGCTCGATGTGGCCGAAGTGGCCGTTACACGAGCCCGAGTGCTGACCGCAGGTTCGACACTCCAGCCCGGGGTCGATGACCCCGAGTCGGGGGTCCATGAGCCCCATGTCGATGGGGTAGCCGTCGTCGTCGTACGTGTCGGCGGTGATCACCTTCGTCGCGGACATGTCCCGGTACGTTTCCGGGTCCATCAGGCCGAAGCTGATCTCGCCGATCTCCTTGGGTGAGCCTGAGATTGACATTTATACTGCGTCCTCCAGTTCCAGCTTGGGTCGAATGCCGAGCGCCTTCATCTCGTCGAGCAGGAGCTTGAACGCGTAGCTGACCTCCAACTCGTGGATGTTGTCCTCGTCTTTCGTGATGGGGTCGTACACCCGGCGCTGCTCCACGTCCTCGACCGCCACCATCCCGGTGTCCTCCGAGATGTACACCGTCTCGCGGTCCGAGGAGTCGAGCAGTCGTTCCTTCAGCGCCATCGCGGCACCGTGCCCGATCAGCACCTCACGCTCCATCTCGCCCACACGGAGCCCACCCTCGCGGGCGCGCCCCTCGGTGGGCTGGCGGGTGAGCACCTGCACCGGCCCGCGCGAGCGGGCGTGCAGCTTGTTGCTCACCATGTGGTACAGCTTGTGGTAGAAAATCGTCCCGACGAAGATCTCC
It includes:
- the rpoA2 gene encoding DNA-directed RNA polymerase subunit A'' — its product is MTDADALPESFEHIDEDTETLVEGTDLPRRLKDRVYGAIEENEGATPEQIDEIVKAVVTRYDETRVDALDPVGTVSAQSIGEPGTQLTMNTFHFAGVAEIDVTQGLPRLIELVDARKTPDTPTMTVHLDGEYATDRDKAREVVWQIEATKVLALGNVSTNVADMQVTIDLNEETLQKRWPTYDDVGTIAEEIQDTIESELKVATKRKGTAIAFGPEQPSYRELLQLVEELREVVFKGIEEVSRVVIRKEEMDDSDEEEFVLYTEGSAFGDVLEIEGVDTSRSTCNNIHEIHKQLGIEAARETIINETQETLQEQGLDDVNVRHLMLVADIMTNRGTIESIGRHGISGSKDSVLARAAFEVTVNHLLDAAIHGEVDDLDGVIENVIVGKPVSIGTGDVDLRMGSASTPKSADD
- a CDS encoding DNA-directed RNA polymerase subunit A' — its product is MSISGSPKEIGEISFGLMDPETYRDMSATKVITADTYDDDGYPIDMGLMDPRLGVIDPGLECRTCGQHSGSCNGHFGHIELAAPVIHVGFAKLIRRLLRGTCRDCGRLSLTEDEQAEYAERLKRAKELGDDPDDVLKAAIRQARKASRCPYCGETQYDIKHEKPTTYYEVQDVLAGEYSDMIAEAMQPDDEDEEGMAPTDLADRTGIALDRVNDILSGEFRPREDDRKELEKALDIDLTEEDENKLMPSDIRDWFEDIPNEDLANIGVNPETSRPEWMIMTVLPVPPVTTRPSITLDNGQRSEDDLTHKLVDIIRINQRFMENREAGAPQLIIEDLWELLQYHVTTFVDNEISGTPPARHRSGRPLKTLSQRLKGKEGRFRGSLSGKRVNFSARTVISPDPTLSLNEVGVPERVAREMTQTMNVSERNIEEARTYVRNGPEGHPGANYVKRPDGRRLKVTEKNCEELAEKVQPDWEVSRHLTDGDIIVFNRQPSLHRMSIMAHEVVVMPYKTFRLNTTVCTPYNADFDGDEMNMHALQNEEARAEARVLMRVQEQMLSPRFGKNIIGAIQDHISGTYLLTRNNPTFSENQALDLLRATSVDELPEADGEEDGQPYWTGRTVFSELLPDDLNLEFISEADDEVVIEDGQLIQGTIDEGAVGAFGGDIVDTITKEYSKTRARVFVNEVATLAMRSIMHFGFSIGIDDESIPAAAGEQVDEAIDDAHERIEELIETYRAGDLNSIPGRTVDETLELKIMQTLGKARDSAGEIADDYFADDNPAVVMARSGARGSMLNLTQMAGSVGQQTVSGERINRGYEDRTLSHYKRDDLSAAPHGFVENSYRSGLTPREFFFHAMGGREGLVDTAVRTSKSGYLQRRLINALSELEAQYDGTVRDTSGTVVQFEFGEDGTSPVNVAYDEDDPVDVEAITQRVLDAEFSSEDQKARFLGEKQEETNISEYAGPGLNKAGQGVSDD